TCCTCCGGCCAACCCACGCCCGGCCCGTAGTCGGTGGCAATGCCATTGCGATGGTCGGTGATGATGCCGCGCAGGATGTACACGGTGCCGGGGCGATCGACATGGTCGTGCAAGGGTCCGAACACAGCGCCTGGCGCAAGGGTGACCTTGCGCATGCGCAACTGGCGCCCGGCCATGCCTTCGATCTCGGGCCCCAGGTCGACCGTGGCCAACAGTTCCACCGTGACGCCTTGGGTTGGGGGTGCCGCTTGCTTGTTCATTGCCGTTTCGACCTTGCTCGTCGATGAAGAACGCTTGGACCGCTTTATAAAGTGAAGCCCGCACGCGCATGACAGCGAACGCGCAATCGTTTGTGCGCACGGCAGGCGACGAAAGGTCGGGGGTGGGATACATACCATCTGTCTGGGAAATAACGCCAAGCCCCGCTCTAGCACAAGGCTGCCGGCCCGGCATGGCACGGACTTGAAGCCTTGCCCCCACTGACGGCGCCGAAGGCATGGCGGATTGCTGCTACGCTTCTGACAATATGAAAAAGTTTTCATTTGACAGCGGTAGCGCAAGGCATGGTTGCCCAGGCGCACCTCGCATGGAGGCTTCATCAGCCCCGACAGGAAGGAGCTTCACATGGCACTGGCCGAAGATCTGGCGCTGCTGGTCCGCCAGGAAGAGGTGCTGCAGTTCAAGCACTTCGACGAAGACGTGGCCTGGCAACTGGGCGCTCTCCTGCAACGGCGGGCCGAGGCCGAAGGCTGGCTGGTGGTGATCGACATCCGCCGCTTCGAGCGCCCGCTGTTCCTCGCCGCCCGGCCAGGAGTGACACCGCACAATCATGACTGGATACGGCGCAAGTGCAATACGGTGCAGCGCTTCCTGTGCAGCTCCTACCGGATCGGCCATCAACTGGCCATTGACCAGAAGGACCTCACCCAACGCTACAACCTGTCGCCCGTGGATTACGCAAGCGCCGGCGGCGGCTTCCCCATCACCGTCCAAGGCGCCGGGGTGATCGGCAGCGTGGCGGTTTCCGGTTTGCCGGAGCGCCAGGACCACCAGGCCATCATCGACGCGCTGTGCACCTTGCTCGGGCATGACCGCGCGGCTTTGTCGCTGGCGCCTGTCGGCAAGTTCGCCAACGCCAAGGGCAAGGTGGTCGCCGTCAGCGGCTGAGCCCCCACCTCTACCGTGCAGGAGCGGCTTCAGCCGCGATGCGGCTGCGCGGTATCTGGCACCCGCTGCGCGGGTGATCGCGGCTGAAGCCGCTCCTACAGAGGTCGTCTCTGGTCCACGATCCTTCATCCTTCCTCCGCCACCTTTCAGCTACCCTGTGTCGCCGTCGCGACGGCGTTCGTCCGACTCGCAAGCGATCCGCATTCCACCCACGCCAGGCCCCCATGCAAGCATTACTGCAAGAGATCCTCGACCACGTCCACCCCCTGCTCGCCCAGGGCCAGGTGGCGCAATACATCCCCGCCCTCGCCCAGGTCGACCCGAACCAGCTGGGCATCGCCGTGCAGAGCCTGGACGGCCAGTTGCACTGCGCCGGAGACGCGCATACGCCCTTCTCGATCCAGAGCATTTCCAAGGTGTTCAGCCTGGTGCAGGCGATCAACCACAGCGGTGAGGACATCTGGTCACGCCTGGGCTACGAGCCGTCCGGGCAGGCGTTCAACTCGCTGGTGCAGCTGGAGGTGGAAAAGGGCCGCCCGCGCAACCCGTTCATCAATGCCGGCGCCCTGGTGATCTGCGACATCAACCAGTCGCGCTACGCCACCCCGACCCTGTCGATGCGCGACTTCGTCCGCCGCCTGTCCGCCAACCCGCGCATCGTCAGCGACGCAGTGGTGGCCGAGTCCGAATACGAGCACCGGGCGCGCAATGCCGCCATGGCCTACCTGATGCAGGCCTTCGGCAATTTCCACAACGATGTCGACGCGGTGCTGCGCAGCTACTTCCACCATTGCGCGCTGTCGATGAGCTGCGTCGACGTGGCCCGTGGCTTCGCCTTCCTGGCCAACGGCGGCCTCTGCCCGCACAGTGGCGAACAGGTGCTGAGCCGGCGCCAGGCGCAACAGGTGAACGCGATCATGGCCACCAGCGGGTTGTACGACGAAGCCGGCAACTTCGCCTACCGCGTGGGCCTGCCCGGCAAAAGCGGCGTGGGCGGTGGCATCGTCGCGGTGGTGCCGGGGCGCTACAGCATCTGCGTGTGGTCGCCGGCACTGAATGCCTCGGGCAACTCGCTGGCCGGGTTGCGGGCGCTGGAGCTGCTGAGCGAGCGGATGACCGGCTCGGTGTTCTCGGCAATCTCCTGAACGCAGCCCTCAAGGTAGGAGCCGGCTTGCCGGCGAACACCGGCAAGGCCGGTGCCAGGCACCGCAGCGCCCCCTTCGCCGGCAAGCCGGCTCCTACAGGTGCAGCGTTGATCTTAAGGCTGGTGCATTTTCCCGCCACGCTGATGGGCTCAACCCGGTCCAGCGCTTGAACGCCCGGCGGAAACCACGCACGTCGCTGTAGCCCAGCGCCTCGGCGACGCGCTCGATGGGCATGCGCGGATTACCCAGCAGGCTGGTGGCCCGGGCCTGGCGTACCTGTTCCTGCAGGCCGTCGAAGGTGATGCCGTGCTCGACCAGGTGCCGGCGCAAGGTGCGGCTGCTCATGTTCAAGTCGCTGGCCACCTTGTCGATGCGACAGCCATGCTGCAGGTCGCGGACAATGGCGCGCTCCACGGCCTGCAGCAGGCTTGCCTTCTCCTGCACCGGCGCGCACTCCAGCTCCAGCAGCTTGAGCGCCTGGCGCAAGGCGACGGGCTGGTGCCCGGGCAGCGGCTGGTCCAGCCAATGGCTGGCAATCACCATGCGATTGTGCAGGCAGCCAAAGGCGACATTGGGCCCCAGCAGGCGCGTGTACGTTTCCAGGTAACGCGGTGCGCCATGGGTGAACTCGAAGCGCAGAGGCCGGAACTCGGTACCGATCAAGGCACGGCCATAGACCATCAGGCTGGCGAGAAACTCTTCCACCGCGAACACCTGGATGTCGGCGGCGGGCAGCCGGCACTCGACCTCGATGACCGACTCCGTAGCGCCCTCCTCCAGGCTGTAGACCGCCATGCCACCGCTGGTGTGCTGATAGCGCGCACCGATCTCGAAGGCATCGCGCAGTGTCTTGCACAGCGACAGCACATGGCCGAGCAACCCCAAGGTGCCGAGCACATTGCGATGGCCGACCCACAGGCCAAGACCCTGCTCCGGCAGGGCTTCGAGCGCACGCTGGATCAGCGTCACCGCCTGGCGGCAAGCGATGCGTTGGGTGGGGTCCTGCAACTCTTGCGGCGTGAATCCAAGCCCGCGGCACAGGCGTTCGCTGCTGACGCCCCGGTCACTGGCGACCTGGGTCAGGGTCTGCAGCATGAAGGGTGACGCCAGGGCGAGATCGAGTTGCGGGTCAAGGGTGGTGCTGGGCATGGCAGGCTGCTCCCGGGCCACGGCGCCTGGATTGTTGTCTGGGGCCGCGTGCGTGGCGCCGCCATCATATCGCGCAGTCGAAGGCCCTCGGGATGAGAGTAACAAAATATTGCAGCATGTCCGGCAAAGCCCCCTCGCCTGTCCGGCATTGCCCTGCGCCCTCGGCTCGCAAGCGCTTATTTGTATGGGGCGGCGCACCGCCGTACACCCATAACAACAAGAACGAGCCCAACCATGAACCCGACCCGCCTCACCTGCGCCTGCACCCTGGCGTCGCTGCTCGCACTCCCGGCCCATGCCACCGAAAACGGCGTGGACAACATTGGCCCCGGCACCGACGGCTTCTTCGTCCTGCCGCTGGGGGTCGACCAGTTGCCGGACCATATGTTCGCCTTCAACCTCTACTACAACCACTACCAGGCGCGGAAACTGGACATCAGTTCGCTCGGCGGCAAGGTGCCCCAGGTGAAGATCACCTCCGACGCGATCATCCCGCGGCTGGACTACCTCAGCCCGCTGCGCGTGTTCGGCGGGCGCCTCGGCGGCTATGTGGCGCAACCCTACCTGCGCCAGCAGGTGGCGATGTTCGGCCAGCACAGCCGCCGCGAGAGCCAGGGCGACGTCACCCTCGCGCCGATCATCCTCTGGGACATGGGCCCGGACCTCACCCTCGCCACGGCCCTGGAGATCACCCTGCCCACCGGTGACTACGACGCCACGCGCATGGCCAACACCAGCAACAACTTCTACACCTACAAGCCATTAGTGTCGGCGACCTGGCTGCCCAGCGAGCGCACGGAACTCTCGGTCAAGGCCACCTACAGCTTCAACAAGGAAAACCCCGACACCGACTACCGCTCCGGCCAGCTGTTCCACTTCGACTACTCGGCCAGCTACCGGGTGACCGACAACCTGCGCCTTGGGGTGAACGGCTATTACCTGAAGCAGACCACCGACGACAAACAGTTCGGCCGCACCGTCAGTTTCATGGGCGAGGACGTGGACGATGGCGTGCGCGGCCAGGTGTTCGCCATCGGCCCGGCCGTGCATTTCACCTTTCTCAAGTACGCCAGCATCGAGGCGCGCTGGGCCAAGGAGTTCGCGGTGCAGAACCGCCCGGAGGGCGAGATGCTGTGGGTCAAGCTGAGCCTGCCCTTCAGTCTGTGAAGGCGCGGTTCGCCGGCAAGCCGGCTCCTACAGGGTGCGATCCCCGTAGGAGCCGGCTTGCCGGCGAACCGCTAGCTGTAGACCGGCCAGCGCTCGACGATGCGCCCGCCGCGTACCGCCAGCAGGTCACCGAACTGCAGCAGTATCGCCTCGGACTGGGTCGGCCGCAGGAACACCTGATCGTCGACCTTCAGCCCCACCGCCGATGAGCCGTTGACCATTTCCTGGTTGGAACTGCGCCCAAACAATCCATTGAAGTGCAACCCACTCGGCGACACCGGTTCGGCCAGCCAGTTGCCGCCGTAGATGAAGAACGTCTCGCGCAGGTTCGGGTCCCACCCGCTCAGCAGCGCCGACTTGCCATCCAGCGCCGGGATTTGCACCGCGCCCGTGCGCTTGAGCACCGGCGTGGCGATGAAGGCAGCGGGCTGGTGGTCGGCCAGTGACGGCAGGTCGAAATGGCTGGGCTTGAGCAGCGCCGAACCCACCGCCACTTCGCTGCTGGTGCGCTCCCGTTCGTGCATCCGGTAGCTCGGGCTGCCGGCGGTGTTCAGGGTCAGGTCCGCCTGCCACAGCGCGGGGTAGCGCGTGCGAGCGTAATCGACGAAACCGTCGTACAACGCCATGACCCTGGCGAACAGTTCGTCCGGCGAGCCGAGGATCCCGGGCAGGTCCATGCCAACGAAGGGGTCGTAGCCCATGAAGCCGGCAAAGGCCAGGTGCCGGGGGTTGGTGGCGATCAGCGCGAGCATCTGCTCAAGGCCCGCATGATCCTTCACACCCCCCCGGTGCAGGCCGACATCCAGTTCGATATTGATCCGCAACCGGGTCCCCAAGCCTTGCGCCAGCGCCAGGTATTGCCCCAGGCGCTCGGGTGTGTCCAGCAACCACTGCAACTGCCTGGCCGGATCGAACGGCCCTCGGTGCTGTTCGTAGAACAGGTGCGCCGAACGCACGGGCAAAGGCTTGCCGACCAGGATATCGGCATCGGGAAAACGCGCCGCATCATGATTGAGAAAGGGTTGGTGGAACGCCATCAGCCGCCGCGTGTCGGCGCGCCGGCCGATGTACTCGAGCAATTGCGGTGCCGGCAGCGACTTTTCCACCAGGCGCAGGTGCTTGCCGGCGCGGTGCACCGACTGGGTCACCACATCGATGTTGTGGTCCAGCCGGTCGAGGTCGATCAGCATCACCGGGCGCATGGGCCCGTGCTCGCGCAGTTCGCGTTCGAGCCGGGCGAAGTAATCATTGTGCGGGGCCCCCTGGGCGCTCGGCCGCAGCCAGGCGCCGACACCCGCCAGCAACACGCCGGCCCCCGCCGCGCCCACGAGAAACTTGCGTCTGTTCATGACACCTCCTTGTGTTCAGGCCACGCCCAGGATCGAGGCCAGGTGGGCGTTGAGGAACTTGCCTTGCGGGTCCAGCGCCTGGCGCACCTCGCTGAAGGCCTTCCAGCGCGGGTACAGCGGTTGCAGGGTGCGCGCATTGAGCGTGTGCAGCTTGCCCCAGTGCGGCCGGCCGGCGTACTTCCAGAAGACCGGCTCGATGGCGGCGAAGAAGTTGTGGTGGTCCATGCTGTAGTGCTGGTGCACGGAAATCGAGCAGCTGTCGCGCCCTTCGAACATGCTCAGCGGGATGTCGTCGGCCTTCACGTAGCGGTACTCGATGGGGAACCAGGTGCGCAGGTCGCGCTCGCGGATCAGCGCGAGGATTTCCCGCAGGCAGGCCGGGCCGTGCTCCGCGGGCACGGCGTACTCCATCTCGTTGAAGCGCACATTGCGTACATTGGCGAAGATCTCATGGGAATCGCCGACCCGCTCGTCGAAACTGGCGAGGTGGCGCAGGCTGTTGAGCAGCGCCCGGCGCGCGGCGGGAAAGTCGCTGCCGTACTTGTCGAGCTTCTCGATCAGGGTGACGAATTCATTGCCACCCTCCTTGGCCGGATCCTGCGCGGGGGTGGCTGGATCGCTGGTTTCATTGAGGGCAACGGCCAACGCGTAATCGGAATGGGTGATCACCAGCATTTCCCAGTGCTGGTTCTCGCGGGTGTGCTTGTGCACGTCCTCCAGCAACTCCTCGGTGCGGGCGATCCATTGGCGCTCGCGCAGGCGGAAGGCCCCCCGGTTCTGCAGGCGCACCTTGGTCGCCACGCCAAGGGCGCCCAGCGACACCCGCGCGGCGTCGAACACTTGTGGATGCTGTAGGCTGTCGCAGTCGAGCACCTCGCCGGCCGCCGTGACCAGTTGCAGGCCGGTGACCTGCGAAGAATACGAGCCGAACCCGACGCCGGTGCCATGGGTCGAGGTGGCGAGCGCGCCGGCCAGGGTCTGGTAGTCGATATCGGCCATGTTCGGCAGCGCCTGGCCGACCGCCTTGAGCGCCGCGCCCATCGCCGACATGGGTGTACCGGCGGCGAACTCGGCCTGCAGGGTGGCGGGGTCATGCCCCAGCAAGCCATTGAAATAGCTGAGCGAAACCAGCGTGCCGTCGGTGGGCACCAGGCCGCTGAAGGAGTGCCCCGAGCCAACCGGGCGCACCTTGCCGGGAGCATCGCGCACCACCTGCGCCAGCTCGTCCAGGCTCTGCGGCGCCAGGCGCGCCAAGGGCAGGCAGCTCTGCCCGCCCGACCAGTTGCGCCACGGAATCAGGCGCGGCGCGCGCAGCATCTGCGCCAGCACCGGGTTAGCGGAAAGCGCCATGAAGGCGCAGGCCGCCGTGGCCTGTTGCAGCCAGCGGCGTCGGGAAAGATGAATCGCCATGCAAACCCCTTGTGCTCAGTGGACCGACTGGCCGGACATGAAACCGATCAGGGCCAGGAACTGCGCCTCGGAACACTGCATGCACAGGCCCATGGGCGGCATGCCCTTGTAGCCGTTGATGCTGTGCTCCAGCAGGCGGTCCACGCCCTGTGCGAGCCGGGGTGACCAGGCCGCCGCGTCACCCGCCAACGGCGCACCTGAGGCTGGGTTGGCGTGACAGGTCTTGCAGGTGTTGGCGTAGAGCGTGGCCAGGGCCGGGTCGGCGGGCACCCTTGCGCCAGCAGGGGTGACGGGTTCCGGCTCGTCCCGGCAGCCGCCGAGCAGCAAGGCGAAGGCGGTCAGCGCGGCGGCTGACAGCAGTGTCGTGGATGACGGCATGGTGCTCCCCTGTTGCACCGTGCAGGGGCACGGCGATTTCTTGTTGTAGGTAGGGGTAACGGTAAGTCGGGGGGGATGCGCTGCTCAGGGCAATGGCGGCCAACTTGGGGGCCGCCATCGGACAAGGCGCCGGTTCTGTCGGCGATAGTCAGGCTCGATAGTCACTATCGAGCGCGGCAATTTCTCCTCTTCAGGCACGCGCCATACCCTTGATCCATCGATTCGACACCGCGAATCCCTGGAACCTGGAACCGCCCGATGAATGCCTTCTCCCGCCTTCTATCCGTCAGCCTCGTCGTGCTTGGCCTGGCCATGCTCGGCGGTTGTGCCGGCCACCCGGAACTACGCCCCTACACCGCCGAGGAGACCCGGCAACTGCAACTGGAGGCGCTGCAACGCCAGGGCCTTTCCCAAGCCGAATACGAACAACGCCGGCTGGCCATCCTGCATGCCGGCCAGGCAGAGCGCGTCAGCCAGGCTGCCGTTCGACACCCATCGATTCGCGGCTGATCGTCAGCGGGTCGGCTGCTCACGCAGCAATCGCCTGGGCAGTACAGCCGGCGCCAGATGGATGAGGGTCATGCGTACCACGTGATTGAGCATCACGAACGCCGGATCGAGCTTCAGCAGCAACGCCGCCGCCGTCATCACTTCCACCCCGCCCGGCACCCAGGACATGAACAGGGCGAGGAACGGTCTGTCCGTCAACCGGCTGGCCGCCAGGGCCACCAGCACGGTGCAGCAGAGCGTCAGCGAGGTGACCACCAGGCCGGCGCGCACATGACGCAGTACATCGCGCAAGGTGATATCCCGCAGGCGGATGCCGATCAGCCCCCCCAGTAGAATGAGTGCGGCGGTGGCCACGGGGGCCGGTACCTGCAGGCTTGCCTCGGGGTAACCAATGTTCACCGCCGCAGCGCACATCACGCCGGTGAGCATGTACGGCGCGGGCACCTCCAGGCGTTCCAGCAGGTAACCGGCGATCACGGCCATCAGCGCGGGCGGCACAAGCCGCAGGTAGTCGTCCAGGTTGCCGTTGCTCGCTGTCGCGCCACTCCCCTGCCCACCGGCGATCAGCGTGACCACCAGCAACAGGGCAAGCAGCCTGACGATATGCACGAAGGCGATCCGCCCGGAGGACGGCCCCTGTTCGCCCGACACCGTCATGACCGCCGCCATCGCCCCCGGCATGGCGCCAAGCAGGCTCTCCAGATGGCTCCAACGCTCGTACCGGCGCAACCAGTTGTAACCCACCAGGATCTGCAGGCCCATGCACACCAGCAACCCGGCCAGGATGCTGATATCGCTCAACTCGCCCAGCATCGAGGCCGTCACCGTGGAGCCAACGCTGAGGCCGAGCAGCAACTGCACCGTGGCCACGAACGGCAACGGCATGCGCATGTTCAGGCCCAGCTTGCCGGCCAGCGTGACAGTGCAGACCGCGCCGATCAGCGTGCCCAGTGGCAGGCCGCTCAGGTAGCCACCCCAGGCGCCCAGGGCTGCAATAGGGATGGGCATCAGGCATTGCAAGAGTGGATTCATCGTCACTGTACCGGACCATTCACTGTAGGAGCGGCTTCAGCCGCGATCACCCGCGAAGCGGGTGCCAGCCACCACGTTGCCTGTATCGCGGCTGAAGCCGCTCCTACAGGTGAACAGGGCTTCACCGATTCATCGACCCGCAGTGCCGGTCGAACCAGTGCCCAACCTGTTCCAGCCTGGCCCGCAGGGTACTCTCGTCCGGCCCGCTGACAGTGGCACTGAACACTTCGCCCTCCCCTGCGCCGACCATCCGCCGGGCCGAAACACGGCAGGCCAGCACCCCCTCCAGCGGACACTCGCCCGGCACATCCAAGCGCAGGCCCACACGCGGCGCAATACTCAAATGACCAACCCGCAAGCGTGGCTCGGGCACAGGTTGCGGGCGATAGCCCGCATCACGCAGCGCACGCAGGTACGTCATGCGCAGGTCCAGGCCCCAGGCCTGCTCGAGTTCAAGGTGGGTGAAGGCATCGCCCTGGTGCATCGCGATCTGGCACAGGGCGATTTCACCGTCCTCGGTCACCCGCACCTCCAGCTGGAACAGCAGGGTCGGTTCGGAGGGCAGCACCTCCTCGACCAGCGCCCGCGCATAGCGCAGCAGCTCATCGCGCACCGGGTTGCCGGCATCGAGCATGTACAGGCTACACGGCTTGCCGGCGCGACAGTCCAGCGAGGTAGCGATCACCCGGGCCGGTGACAGTAGGATCGGGCGCCCCTCGATGTACAGGCCATCGACCAGATAGTGATCGCCACGCACATGGCTCTCGATCATCAGGTTGTGAAAGGTGCTGGCGGTTCGCTGCGACAGCCAATGGCGCAGCCCGGCCATGTCCTCGATCACCTCGACGCCACTCCAGCCTCGACCATGGCGTGGCTTGATCACCAGCGGAAAGCCGAACTGCTCGCTAAAGCGCAGCGCTTCGGTGGCATTGGCCAGCGGCGCCATGTCGGCGATGGCCAGCCCGCAATTCCTGGCGCGCTGCTTCATGAAGAACTTGTCGCGGTAGAACATGGCGCGCCCTTCGGCGCCCATGCTGACACCCAGGCGGTCGTTGATCCGCGCCACGCGCAGCACGTCAGCCTCGTCCAGCGCCACGCACAACGGGGCTTCGAGTTCCCATACCAGTGCGCAGACGTCCACCTCGACCAGGGGGTTGTCCTGGTAATGCTCGAACAACCGGTACTCGACCTTGCCCCCCAGGTGCGCAGCGATTTCCTCGGCCTGGATATCGCTGCTTACCAGCATGCCGCCTGGGCCGATGGCGCTGGCCCAGCTCGCGGCGCTGTGCTGGAAGATGATGTCGGGAGGGCAGAAAACGATGAGTTGCATGCGCTGTTCCTTGCACGCTCAAGTGTCGGACAGGTCCCTGCCATGCCCGGGCGGACATGGCAGGCGGCAACAGCGGGCTCAGCCCAGGCTTGCCGCACAATCGCGCATGACCTCGGCCTTGCGTTGCAGGTACTGGGCGAAGATCGCCTGGGCGGCGGCCTGGTCGACCTCGATACCCATGGCCTTGACGAAGCCTTCGACCGCCTCGACCGCATGGGCGAAGTGGTTGCTCTCGGTGCCGCCGGTGTGCACGGTGACCCAGGCAACGGTCTTGCGCACGCTTTCCGTCGGCACCCCCATGTCACGCTCGAACCACTGCTTGAACAGCGGGTGGATGAACTCCACTTCACCGTGGGTGTACACCTCGTGCACCAGGGTGGTCAGCAAACCCTGCAGCAGGTCGCGGTCACGCAGGCGGCGAGCATCGGTCCAGTCCTTGAAGGCCTGCGCCGATGGCAGGCAGTTCTCCTTGAGCAACCACTGGTCGTCGCCGCAGATGGGCGTGGCCATGTTGTAGAACAGGTCGCTGTGCAGGGTGTTGCCCAGGGCGCCCAGGTCTTCGTCGGTGATGCGCTGCAGGCTGCCGCAGACGTGATAGATCTGCTGCGCCGCCGCACTGCCCTGCTCCGAGCGGGCCAGCAGGGTCAACCGGTTGGCCAGGCCCGAGACGCTGGCCGCCGAGTTGTTGGTCTTCGACCAGCTGGCGAAAAACCGGCGCAGCTGTGGTGCGCCATGGCGGCGCGCAGTCAGGGTGCGGAAGGCTTCCTCGATCTCCATCAGCGCCGCTTCCTGGTTGCCGAACTCGGCCAGCAACGCCTGCTTCAGCACGCCCGGGGCCATCTCCTGCAGCACCGGCTCTATTACGCTCAGTAACTGGCTGTGCGCCGTCGGCACGTTACTTACTGTCATCTCGCTGTTTTCCTTGTTGGATGATGATTCGAGCGCTTGCACAAAGAAGGCTCATTGCAATTGCCGGTGCGAGCGACCGGGGACTGGAGCGGACCTCCAGCTACCCCGGGCAATCAGCAACGGCATCAGTTGGAACATCACGATCAATGCGATACAGC
This genomic stretch from Pseudomonas entomophila L48 harbors:
- a CDS encoding cupin, translating into MNKQAAPPTQGVTVELLATVDLGPEIEGMAGRQLRMRKVTLAPGAVFGPLHDHVDRPGTVYILRGIITDHRNGIATDYGPGVGWPEDHDTLHWLENRGTQEAVEISVDIVRLG
- a CDS encoding heme-degrading domain-containing protein, translated to MALAEDLALLVRQEEVLQFKHFDEDVAWQLGALLQRRAEAEGWLVVIDIRRFERPLFLAARPGVTPHNHDWIRRKCNTVQRFLCSSYRIGHQLAIDQKDLTQRYNLSPVDYASAGGGFPITVQGAGVIGSVAVSGLPERQDHQAIIDALCTLLGHDRAALSLAPVGKFANAKGKVVAVSG
- the glsB gene encoding glutaminase B encodes the protein MQALLQEILDHVHPLLAQGQVAQYIPALAQVDPNQLGIAVQSLDGQLHCAGDAHTPFSIQSISKVFSLVQAINHSGEDIWSRLGYEPSGQAFNSLVQLEVEKGRPRNPFINAGALVICDINQSRYATPTLSMRDFVRRLSANPRIVSDAVVAESEYEHRARNAAMAYLMQAFGNFHNDVDAVLRSYFHHCALSMSCVDVARGFAFLANGGLCPHSGEQVLSRRQAQQVNAIMATSGLYDEAGNFAYRVGLPGKSGVGGGIVAVVPGRYSICVWSPALNASGNSLAGLRALELLSERMTGSVFSAIS
- a CDS encoding AraC family transcriptional regulator; amino-acid sequence: MPSTTLDPQLDLALASPFMLQTLTQVASDRGVSSERLCRGLGFTPQELQDPTQRIACRQAVTLIQRALEALPEQGLGLWVGHRNVLGTLGLLGHVLSLCKTLRDAFEIGARYQHTSGGMAVYSLEEGATESVIEVECRLPAADIQVFAVEEFLASLMVYGRALIGTEFRPLRFEFTHGAPRYLETYTRLLGPNVAFGCLHNRMVIASHWLDQPLPGHQPVALRQALKLLELECAPVQEKASLLQAVERAIVRDLQHGCRIDKVASDLNMSSRTLRRHLVEHGITFDGLQEQVRQARATSLLGNPRMPIERVAEALGYSDVRGFRRAFKRWTGLSPSAWRENAPALRSTLHL
- a CDS encoding SphA family protein, whose product is MNPTRLTCACTLASLLALPAHATENGVDNIGPGTDGFFVLPLGVDQLPDHMFAFNLYYNHYQARKLDISSLGGKVPQVKITSDAIIPRLDYLSPLRVFGGRLGGYVAQPYLRQQVAMFGQHSRRESQGDVTLAPIILWDMGPDLTLATALEITLPTGDYDATRMANTSNNFYTYKPLVSATWLPSERTELSVKATYSFNKENPDTDYRSGQLFHFDYSASYRVTDNLRLGVNGYYLKQTTDDKQFGRTVSFMGEDVDDGVRGQVFAIGPAVHFTFLKYASIEARWAKEFAVQNRPEGEMLWVKLSLPFSL
- a CDS encoding DSD1 family PLP-dependent enzyme, which translates into the protein MNRRKFLVGAAGAGVLLAGVGAWLRPSAQGAPHNDYFARLERELREHGPMRPVMLIDLDRLDHNIDVVTQSVHRAGKHLRLVEKSLPAPQLLEYIGRRADTRRLMAFHQPFLNHDAARFPDADILVGKPLPVRSAHLFYEQHRGPFDPARQLQWLLDTPERLGQYLALAQGLGTRLRINIELDVGLHRGGVKDHAGLEQMLALIATNPRHLAFAGFMGYDPFVGMDLPGILGSPDELFARVMALYDGFVDYARTRYPALWQADLTLNTAGSPSYRMHERERTSSEVAVGSALLKPSHFDLPSLADHQPAAFIATPVLKRTGAVQIPALDGKSALLSGWDPNLRETFFIYGGNWLAEPVSPSGLHFNGLFGRSSNQEMVNGSSAVGLKVDDQVFLRPTQSEAILLQFGDLLAVRGGRIVERWPVYS
- a CDS encoding D-arabinono-1,4-lactone oxidase; its protein translation is MALSANPVLAQMLRAPRLIPWRNWSGGQSCLPLARLAPQSLDELAQVVRDAPGKVRPVGSGHSFSGLVPTDGTLVSLSYFNGLLGHDPATLQAEFAAGTPMSAMGAALKAVGQALPNMADIDYQTLAGALATSTHGTGVGFGSYSSQVTGLQLVTAAGEVLDCDSLQHPQVFDAARVSLGALGVATKVRLQNRGAFRLRERQWIARTEELLEDVHKHTRENQHWEMLVITHSDYALAVALNETSDPATPAQDPAKEGGNEFVTLIEKLDKYGSDFPAARRALLNSLRHLASFDERVGDSHEIFANVRNVRFNEMEYAVPAEHGPACLREILALIRERDLRTWFPIEYRYVKADDIPLSMFEGRDSCSISVHQHYSMDHHNFFAAIEPVFWKYAGRPHWGKLHTLNARTLQPLYPRWKAFSEVRQALDPQGKFLNAHLASILGVA
- a CDS encoding c-type cytochrome; the encoded protein is MPSSTTLLSAAALTAFALLLGGCRDEPEPVTPAGARVPADPALATLYANTCKTCHANPASGAPLAGDAAAWSPRLAQGVDRLLEHSINGYKGMPPMGLCMQCSEAQFLALIGFMSGQSVH
- a CDS encoding AbrB family transcriptional regulator, whose product is MNPLLQCLMPIPIAALGAWGGYLSGLPLGTLIGAVCTVTLAGKLGLNMRMPLPFVATVQLLLGLSVGSTVTASMLGELSDISILAGLLVCMGLQILVGYNWLRRYERWSHLESLLGAMPGAMAAVMTVSGEQGPSSGRIAFVHIVRLLALLLVVTLIAGGQGSGATASNGNLDDYLRLVPPALMAVIAGYLLERLEVPAPYMLTGVMCAAAVNIGYPEASLQVPAPVATAALILLGGLIGIRLRDITLRDVLRHVRAGLVVTSLTLCCTVLVALAASRLTDRPFLALFMSWVPGGVEVMTAAALLLKLDPAFVMLNHVVRMTLIHLAPAVLPRRLLREQPTR
- a CDS encoding ATP-grasp domain-containing protein yields the protein MQLIVFCPPDIIFQHSAASWASAIGPGGMLVSSDIQAEEIAAHLGGKVEYRLFEHYQDNPLVEVDVCALVWELEAPLCVALDEADVLRVARINDRLGVSMGAEGRAMFYRDKFFMKQRARNCGLAIADMAPLANATEALRFSEQFGFPLVIKPRHGRGWSGVEVIEDMAGLRHWLSQRTASTFHNLMIESHVRGDHYLVDGLYIEGRPILLSPARVIATSLDCRAGKPCSLYMLDAGNPVRDELLRYARALVEEVLPSEPTLLFQLEVRVTEDGEIALCQIAMHQGDAFTHLELEQAWGLDLRMTYLRALRDAGYRPQPVPEPRLRVGHLSIAPRVGLRLDVPGECPLEGVLACRVSARRMVGAGEGEVFSATVSGPDESTLRARLEQVGHWFDRHCGSMNR